In Epilithonimonas zeae, a single window of DNA contains:
- a CDS encoding cytochrome d ubiquinol oxidase subunit II, whose product MIYVVIAFLWVSICLYVITGGADFGAGIIELFSKKSYRNQTKKIMSKSIAPIWEANHMWLIIAVVILFVGFPTIYTTVSTYLHIPLVLMLIGIIARGTAFTFRNYDAVEDNWQKIYTQIFYYSSLLTPFFLGIIAAATISGSIDTEAKDFLSLYIFSWLNPFGVCVGFFTVSLCAYLASLFSLHEARFSDALPIMKKKARETAIYVVVTGVLVFVSAHYSDIPLLKWIFSKALGIIAITLATISLLFTNEAIKKGHFLLVRIYGGFQIIMILVAATYQHNPNIILFANGGHLSLFDESAAPKTIEALGWALLLGSIFILPFLFYLLMSFGNQSRKDPE is encoded by the coding sequence ATGATTTACGTAGTTATTGCATTTCTCTGGGTTTCAATTTGTTTGTATGTGATTACGGGTGGCGCAGATTTCGGAGCAGGGATTATCGAACTATTTTCCAAAAAATCTTATCGTAACCAAACGAAAAAGATAATGTCCAAATCCATCGCACCAATTTGGGAAGCGAATCATATGTGGCTGATTATTGCTGTCGTGATTTTATTTGTTGGATTTCCTACGATTTACACAACAGTTTCGACTTATCTTCATATTCCTCTGGTTCTGATGCTCATTGGGATTATTGCAAGAGGAACGGCTTTTACATTCAGAAATTATGATGCTGTAGAAGATAACTGGCAAAAAATTTACACACAAATTTTCTATTACTCCAGTCTGTTGACGCCATTTTTTTTAGGAATTATTGCAGCGGCAACTATTTCTGGCTCAATTGATACTGAAGCAAAAGATTTTCTGAGTCTTTACATTTTCAGTTGGCTGAATCCTTTCGGGGTTTGTGTGGGATTTTTCACCGTTTCACTTTGTGCTTATCTGGCTTCATTGTTTTCTCTTCACGAAGCGAGATTCAGTGATGCGCTGCCAATTATGAAAAAAAAGGCAAGAGAAACAGCTATTTATGTTGTAGTGACGGGAGTTTTAGTTTTCGTAAGTGCTCATTATTCTGATATTCCATTATTGAAATGGATTTTCTCAAAAGCTTTGGGAATTATCGCCATCACATTGGCAACAATCAGTTTATTGTTTACCAACGAGGCCATTAAAAAAGGTCATTTTTTGTTGGTTAGGATTTATGGCGGATTTCAGATTATAATGATTCTGGTTGCTGCTACTTATCAACACAATCCTAATATTATTCTTTTTGCCAACGGCGGTCATCTTTCTTTGTTTGATGAAAGTGCGGCGCCGAAAACTATTGAAGCTCTTGGCTGGGCTCTTCTTCTGGGAAGTATTTTCATTCTGCCATTTTTGTTTTATCTGTTGATGTCTTTTGGCAATCAAAGCAGAAAAGATCCAGAATAA
- a CDS encoding cytochrome ubiquinol oxidase subunit I has product MDDFLAARSQMAMSLGFHIIFSCVGMVMPFLMAFSHYKYLTTKDEVYKGLTKAWSKGVAILFATGAVSGTMLSFELGLLWPKFMEHAGPIFGMPFSLEGTAFFIEAIAIGFFLYGWEKFNKWFHWFCGVVVGVSGLASGILVVAANAWMNSPAGFDYIDGKYLNIDPIKAMFNEAWFPQAFHMTVAAFAATGFAVAGIHALMVLKKQNVNFHTKAFRISAGFAIIGALLAPISGDVAAKSVAERQPIKLAAMEAHFETEKGASFVIGGIPDEENEQIKYAIKVPKVLSFLAWGDFDAEVKGLKDFPKDHWPPVAVVHYAFQIMIFFGSVMMLIGFIYLIATFWKKEWLTKSWYLKMFVAAIPFGYIALEAGWTVTEVGRQPWIIYGIMKTIDAVTPMPGIQYSFYFFTLIFISLSLIIIFLLLRQLKMVPKLYDPTDPNYNPKNKK; this is encoded by the coding sequence ATGGATGATTTTCTAGCCGCCAGATCTCAAATGGCAATGTCCTTGGGCTTTCACATCATATTTTCCTGTGTCGGGATGGTAATGCCTTTTCTAATGGCTTTTTCACATTACAAATATTTAACAACCAAAGACGAAGTCTATAAAGGACTGACCAAGGCCTGGAGCAAAGGTGTAGCAATTCTTTTTGCAACCGGAGCTGTTTCCGGAACGATGTTGTCTTTTGAGTTGGGGTTGTTGTGGCCCAAATTTATGGAACACGCCGGTCCGATTTTCGGAATGCCTTTTTCTCTGGAAGGAACAGCTTTTTTCATTGAGGCAATTGCGATTGGTTTTTTTCTCTATGGATGGGAAAAATTCAATAAATGGTTCCATTGGTTTTGCGGCGTTGTTGTTGGTGTAAGCGGATTGGCTTCGGGGATTTTGGTTGTTGCAGCTAATGCGTGGATGAACAGTCCCGCAGGTTTTGATTATATAGATGGAAAATATCTTAACATAGATCCTATAAAAGCAATGTTCAATGAGGCTTGGTTTCCACAGGCTTTTCATATGACTGTTGCTGCTTTTGCTGCTACCGGATTTGCAGTTGCCGGGATTCACGCTTTGATGGTTTTGAAAAAACAAAATGTCAACTTTCATACAAAAGCCTTTAGAATTTCTGCTGGATTTGCTATTATCGGGGCTTTGCTTGCTCCTATTAGTGGTGATGTTGCAGCCAAATCTGTAGCTGAGCGGCAACCTATAAAACTGGCGGCGATGGAAGCGCATTTCGAAACTGAAAAAGGTGCAAGCTTTGTGATTGGTGGAATTCCGGATGAGGAAAATGAACAAATCAAATATGCTATAAAAGTTCCGAAAGTTCTAAGTTTTCTGGCTTGGGGCGATTTTGATGCGGAAGTGAAAGGACTGAAAGATTTTCCAAAAGACCACTGGCCACCAGTTGCAGTTGTTCATTATGCTTTTCAGATTATGATATTTTTCGGAAGTGTGATGATGTTGATTGGCTTTATTTACCTCATTGCAACATTTTGGAAGAAAGAATGGCTGACAAAAAGCTGGTACTTGAAAATGTTCGTTGCAGCAATTCCTTTTGGTTATATCGCTCTGGAAGCAGGTTGGACAGTGACTGAAGTCGGCAGACAGCCTTGGATTATTTACGGTATTATGAAAACGATTGACGCAGTAACACCGATGCCGGGAATCCAATATTCGTTTTATTTCTTCACATTGATTTTCATATCATTATCACTGATTATCATCTTCTTGTTATTAAGACAACTCAAGATGGTTCCAAAATTATACGACCCTACTGACCCTAATTATAATCCTAAAAACAAGAAATAA
- a CDS encoding TerD family protein produces MAINLQKGQKIDIGLTKMTIGLGWDPNEGTGHDFDLDASAIMIDSNRKLVGEDYFIFYNNLKSPDDALTHTGDDPTGGNSDGDDDEAIIIDLEKVDSRVEEILFVVTIEDFERRKQNFGQVRNSYIRIVDNSNNEEIAKYELDEDFSIETGVEFGRLYKRNGAWKFEASGIGYKADLGFFLEKYYNGSIIK; encoded by the coding sequence ATGGCAATTAATTTACAGAAAGGACAAAAAATTGACATCGGGTTAACCAAAATGACGATCGGATTAGGCTGGGATCCTAATGAGGGCACAGGTCACGATTTCGATTTGGATGCATCAGCAATTATGATCGATTCCAATAGAAAACTGGTTGGTGAAGATTATTTTATTTTCTATAATAATTTGAAGTCTCCGGATGATGCACTTACTCACACAGGCGATGATCCAACCGGTGGAAACAGTGATGGCGACGATGATGAAGCGATTATAATTGATCTTGAAAAAGTTGATTCCAGAGTAGAAGAGATTCTTTTTGTAGTTACCATTGAGGATTTTGAAAGAAGAAAACAAAACTTTGGACAGGTGCGTAATTCTTACATCAGAATTGTAGATAATTCTAATAATGAAGAGATTGCAAAGTACGAATTAGACGAGGACTTTTCAATAGAAACAGGTGTTGAGTTCGGAAGACTTTACAAAAGAAATGGTGCTTGGAAATTCGAAGCTTCAGGTATTGGATATAAGGCAGATTTAGGCTTTTTCTTAGAAAAATATTACAACGGATCCATCATAAAATAA
- a CDS encoding stress protein: MAINLQKVTIEKQGDTHSIDLTKKDNNKEIVINLNWSQGETKKGFFASLLGGNNAIDLDLGCFYELEDGQKNVIDGVQFAKGNGGSRDRLTRQGRYTDAPWVWHTGDDRGAAAGSGENIIVNPNNSIKRMVIYCFIYDGVARWAETNGVVTIKVSGNPDIEVEMGKQNDTKKFCAIAEILFSPTSMQVKKLVTFHNSHSDCDKMYNWGMQWAAGSK; encoded by the coding sequence ATGGCTATCAACCTACAAAAAGTTACCATTGAAAAACAAGGTGACACACACTCCATTGATCTTACAAAAAAAGACAACAACAAAGAAATCGTCATCAATCTAAACTGGTCACAAGGCGAAACTAAAAAGGGTTTTTTCGCAAGTCTATTAGGTGGTAATAACGCAATCGATCTTGATCTTGGTTGTTTCTACGAGCTGGAAGATGGACAGAAAAATGTAATCGACGGCGTTCAATTTGCCAAAGGAAACGGTGGATCTAGAGACAGACTCACCCGACAAGGCAGATATACAGATGCGCCTTGGGTGTGGCATACGGGCGATGATAGAGGTGCAGCAGCAGGTTCTGGAGAGAACATCATCGTGAACCCAAATAATAGCATCAAAAGAATGGTCATCTATTGTTTCATTTATGATGGCGTTGCAAGATGGGCAGAAACGAATGGCGTTGTAACCATCAAGGTTTCTGGGAATCCGGATATCGAAGTTGAAATGGGTAAACAGAACGACACCAAAAAATTCTGTGCTATTGCGGAGATTCTATTTTCGCCAACTAGTATGCAGGTGAAGAAACTGGTGACTTTCCATAATTCACATAGCGATTGTGATAAGATGTACAATTGGGGAATGCAATGGGCAGCTGGTTCTAAGTAA
- a CDS encoding HAD family hydrolase, translating into MEIDIDSYEHFSFDLWLTMIKSNPDFKAKRDTLFRDFFSIDKDIDEVRKVIRKYDVLFNRISEKTGNHIEREEVFLLMLDALGKDIETVDDNQLKQFFQQVDELFLNNKPVLLWESIEEILIKIKEKNKTASILSNTAFIHGDSLRKVLEHLGLADYFSFMIFSDEVKASKPNLRVFEIMFDEINTFRTLEKKEILHIGDNKTADYEGAKTFGVNSKLVKF; encoded by the coding sequence GTGGAGATAGATATAGATTCTTACGAGCATTTTTCTTTTGACCTTTGGTTGACAATGATCAAATCAAATCCAGATTTCAAAGCGAAAAGAGATACTTTATTCAGAGATTTTTTTTCCATTGATAAGGACATTGATGAGGTCAGGAAAGTGATAAGGAAATACGATGTTTTATTCAATAGAATATCAGAAAAAACAGGCAATCACATTGAGAGAGAAGAAGTGTTTCTTTTGATGCTGGATGCTTTGGGAAAGGATATTGAGACCGTTGATGACAATCAATTAAAACAATTTTTCCAGCAAGTGGATGAATTGTTTTTAAATAATAAGCCTGTCCTTTTATGGGAAAGTATTGAGGAAATATTAATCAAAATCAAAGAGAAAAACAAAACGGCAAGCATCTTGAGTAACACAGCCTTTATACACGGCGACTCATTGAGGAAAGTTTTGGAACATCTTGGTTTAGCGGATTATTTTTCTTTTATGATTTTTTCTGATGAAGTGAAAGCTTCGAAACCAAATCTTCGGGTTTTTGAAATAATGTTTGATGAAATCAATACTTTCAGAACTCTCGAAAAGAAAGAAATTTTACATATCGGCGACAACAAAACCGCTGATTATGAAGGCGCAAAAACATTTGGGGTCAACTCAAAATTGGTGAAATTTTAA
- a CDS encoding phosphoribosyltransferase family protein, producing MKKRFSLHKIESELKSPFDEGSYSKFKFGDTAVAKQFAKELFEGFISEFKDELLEQEEIILFPSPYHSIPTASNFLCTYFKEQLNFFLFENGKPACLEGKIHRKQTYVEDYGNMSYEERINLISNDTYYIDKSFVDGKFCLFLDDIKITGSHENTVDKILKHYDVNGEFIFVYFAELMNKDIHPKIENHYNYFKVKTTEDLIEVINGKDFHFNTRITKYILLMQDSDFENIYNNISEAKRNEILSLAISNNYHLVEEYKQNINKLKDKIQWQLTYKKDKDKTLTLQNSL from the coding sequence ATGAAAAAAAGATTTAGTTTACATAAAATTGAAAGTGAACTTAAAAGCCCTTTTGATGAGGGAAGTTACAGTAAATTTAAGTTTGGAGATACGGCTGTAGCAAAGCAGTTTGCGAAGGAATTGTTCGAAGGTTTTATTTCAGAATTCAAAGATGAATTATTGGAGCAGGAAGAGATTATTCTTTTCCCAAGTCCTTATCATTCTATCCCGACAGCTTCTAATTTTCTTTGTACTTACTTCAAAGAACAACTTAATTTTTTCCTTTTCGAGAACGGGAAACCTGCTTGTCTGGAAGGTAAAATCCACAGAAAACAGACTTATGTAGAAGATTACGGCAATATGAGTTATGAGGAAAGAATTAATCTCATTTCCAATGATACTTATTATATCGATAAAAGCTTTGTTGATGGGAAATTCTGTTTGTTTTTGGATGATATCAAAATTACAGGAAGCCACGAAAATACAGTGGATAAAATCCTGAAACATTACGATGTCAATGGCGAATTCATCTTTGTCTATTTTGCGGAATTAATGAACAAAGACATCCATCCGAAAATCGAAAATCATTACAATTATTTCAAAGTTAAAACGACTGAAGATTTGATTGAAGTCATTAATGGAAAGGATTTTCACTTCAATACGAGAATTACAAAATACATTTTGCTAATGCAGGATTCGGATTTTGAGAATATTTATAATAATATCTCAGAAGCTAAAAGAAACGAAATCCTGAGCCTCGCAATTAGCAACAACTACCATTTGGTAGAAGAATACAAACAAAATATTAATAAATTAAAAGATAAAATACAATGGCAATTAACTTACAAAAAGGACAAAGACAAAACATTAACGCTCCAAAATTCACTATAG
- a CDS encoding TerD family protein → MAINLQKGQRQNINAPKFTIGLGWDANNSSTGGAFDLDASVFVLGENKKIVSDEFFVFYNNLQTPDKSVTHTGDNLTGDGDGDDEQIKIDLTGIDPRVKEIIVVVTIHEADSRSQNFGQVRNSFIRVFNTDTNEEILKYELDEDFSIETAVEFGRVYERNGEWKFEAVGNGQREGLAKYLSLYQ, encoded by the coding sequence ATGGCAATTAACTTACAAAAAGGACAAAGACAAAACATTAACGCTCCAAAATTCACTATAGGATTAGGTTGGGATGCTAACAATTCATCTACCGGAGGTGCTTTCGATTTGGATGCTTCGGTTTTTGTGTTGGGCGAGAATAAAAAAATAGTTTCGGACGAGTTTTTTGTTTTTTACAATAACTTACAAACGCCGGACAAATCCGTGACACACACAGGTGACAACCTAACTGGAGACGGCGATGGTGACGATGAACAAATCAAAATTGACTTGACAGGAATCGACCCAAGAGTTAAGGAAATCATCGTGGTTGTAACCATTCACGAAGCGGATTCCAGAAGTCAAAACTTTGGACAAGTAAGAAATTCTTTCATCAGAGTTTTCAATACTGATACCAATGAAGAGATTTTGAAATACGAATTGGACGAAGATTTCTCAATAGAAACTGCTGTGGAATTTGGTAGAGTTTACGAGAGAAACGGCGAATGGAAATTCGAAGCGGTTGGAAACGGACAAAGAGAAGGTTTGGCTAAATACTTAAGTTTATATCAATAA
- a CDS encoding toxic anion resistance protein, producing MDLPQVTNAVIDKNGNVDLAQLPSTDVQKYDSLSGSLDEQNPNSIINFGSELQNSLANQSDSFLNNVRKSNSGEVGELINKLLVELNYVDVDEIEGSSVKKFLKKIPFLSKMVSSVETLFVKYDKIVNNISDISNKVNAGIINSTKDNAVLQTIFTSNIESVKKIEDYIIAGSLRMQKSSEELALMEINAAQYQDYQISDKRDFIARLDRRLADLKVVRFIILQSLPQIRLIQNNNVSIAEKAQTILTTTLPVWKNQLTLAVAMHRQQQNIDIQKKVSSTTEEILRKNAQRLQQNTIDVTRANEQTIVSIDTLRDTTSTLISTLNEVKQIQQQGAQSRQQLDVELKNLEDTLKKQIQNS from the coding sequence ATGGATTTACCTCAAGTAACAAACGCTGTCATTGATAAAAATGGCAATGTAGATTTGGCGCAGCTTCCGTCAACGGATGTTCAGAAATACGACAGTCTTTCTGGCTCATTAGACGAGCAAAACCCGAATTCGATTATCAATTTCGGGTCGGAATTACAGAATTCTTTGGCTAACCAGAGTGATTCTTTCCTCAATAATGTTAGAAAATCAAATTCTGGAGAAGTTGGAGAATTAATCAATAAATTATTGGTTGAGCTCAACTATGTAGATGTTGATGAAATCGAGGGAAGTTCTGTGAAAAAATTCCTGAAGAAGATTCCGTTTTTGAGCAAAATGGTTTCATCTGTAGAAACTTTGTTTGTGAAATATGACAAAATCGTCAATAATATTTCTGACATTTCGAATAAAGTAAATGCAGGAATCATCAATTCTACAAAAGATAATGCCGTTTTGCAAACGATTTTCACAAGTAATATCGAGTCTGTAAAAAAGATTGAAGATTACATCATTGCGGGAAGTCTCAGAATGCAAAAATCCAGTGAGGAATTGGCTTTGATGGAAATCAATGCGGCACAATATCAGGATTATCAGATTTCTGACAAGCGAGATTTCATCGCAAGATTGGACAGAAGATTGGCTGATTTGAAAGTCGTTCGTTTCATTATTTTGCAATCGTTGCCTCAAATCAGATTGATTCAGAATAACAACGTTTCTATTGCTGAAAAAGCGCAGACGATTTTAACGACCACGCTTCCGGTTTGGAAAAACCAATTGACTTTGGCCGTTGCAATGCACCGTCAACAGCAGAATATTGATATTCAGAAAAAAGTGTCATCTACAACGGAGGAGATTCTGAGAAAAAATGCACAAAGATTACAACAGAATACAATAGATGTTACCCGTGCGAACGAGCAAACTATTGTTTCCATAGATACGCTTCGTGATACGACCAGCACATTGATTAGTACTTTGAACGAGGTAAAACAAATCCAACAGCAGGGTGCACAATCCAGACAACAGCTGGATGTTGAGTTGAAAAATCTTGAAGACACTCTAAAAAAGCAAATTCAAAATTCTTAA
- a CDS encoding TerD family protein: MAINLQKGQRISLVKENGSTLQNVCVGVNWGAIEKKSWLGSVTKEAVDLDASCLLFDDAKNSLDVVYFGQLKSKDGAVKHSGDDLTGDLSGDDGLDNEIITLDFSKLSSNVQSVAFVLNSYKGQDFGTIPFASIRIYEGTPSRVNEVFATYNIAKGDNFGGHVAMVMGVFYKKNGEWKFNAIGEPTRDKKLQDTVETVRQNYL, from the coding sequence ATGGCAATTAACTTACAAAAAGGACAAAGAATAAGTCTTGTAAAAGAAAACGGGAGCACATTACAAAACGTTTGTGTAGGCGTTAACTGGGGCGCAATCGAAAAGAAAAGCTGGCTGGGAAGCGTTACAAAAGAAGCAGTAGATTTGGATGCAAGCTGTCTTTTGTTTGATGACGCAAAAAACTCGTTGGATGTTGTTTATTTCGGACAATTGAAATCGAAAGATGGAGCTGTAAAACACAGTGGAGACGACCTTACGGGCGATTTGTCCGGCGATGATGGTTTGGACAATGAAATCATTACTTTAGATTTTTCTAAATTAAGTTCTAATGTTCAGTCTGTTGCATTTGTTTTAAATAGTTACAAAGGTCAGGACTTCGGGACAATTCCGTTTGCATCCATCAGAATTTACGAAGGAACACCAAGCCGAGTGAATGAGGTTTTTGCGACTTACAATATTGCAAAAGGCGATAATTTTGGAGGTCACGTGGCAATGGTAATGGGCGTTTTCTACAAGAAAAATGGAGAGTGGAAATTTAATGCAATCGGAGAACCTACGAGAGATAAAAAATTACAGGACACTGTAGAAACTGTGAGACAGAATTATTTATAA
- a CDS encoding TerD family protein, with amino-acid sequence MSINLQKGQKIDLRKSSGEALTNFCVGVNWGAIETTKAGFLGFGTKKVVEDVDLDLSCVMLNQNGDLVDWIYSPEYNGWLSQNNFPLGKLSSKDGGFKHSGDDRQGDVGGDDGLDNEIISVDLGRVSPDVDKIFFFLNIYLNQGQNFDFAQIPFAKIRMYEGTPTRVNSVHSTYDIVTDSSYRGKGALILGKLYRRNGDWKFDAIGDPSDDKIFVQTIQRITQNYK; translated from the coding sequence ATGTCAATCAATTTACAAAAAGGACAAAAAATTGACCTTAGAAAAAGTTCAGGAGAGGCTTTGACCAATTTTTGCGTCGGTGTCAACTGGGGTGCGATAGAAACTACCAAAGCTGGATTTTTAGGATTCGGAACCAAAAAAGTAGTGGAAGATGTCGATTTAGACCTCAGTTGTGTAATGCTGAATCAGAATGGTGATTTAGTGGATTGGATTTATTCGCCGGAGTACAACGGCTGGCTTTCTCAGAACAATTTTCCTTTGGGTAAATTATCCTCAAAAGATGGAGGTTTTAAACATAGCGGAGATGACAGACAAGGCGATGTAGGAGGTGATGATGGTTTGGATAACGAGATTATTTCCGTAGATCTTGGACGTGTAAGTCCAGATGTGGATAAGATTTTTTTCTTCCTTAATATCTATTTGAATCAAGGTCAGAATTTTGACTTTGCCCAAATCCCTTTTGCAAAAATCAGAATGTATGAAGGAACGCCAACCCGTGTGAACAGCGTCCATTCGACTTATGATATCGTAACGGATTCTAGCTACAGAGGAAAAGGCGCTTTGATCTTGGGTAAACTTTACCGTAGAAATGGCGACTGGAAATTTGATGCCATTGGAGATCCTTCGGATGATAAAATTTTTGTTCAGACCATTCAGAGGATTACACAAAATTACAAATAA
- a CDS encoding vWA domain-containing protein: MRRLPVYLLLDTSGSMSGEPIEAVKNGVQMMLHSLRQNPQAIETAYVSIITFDSEAKQIVPLTDLASFQMVDIKAQSTTSLGAALGLLADKMEIEITKTTTEQKGDWKPLTFLMTDGVPTDDWQAGFNKLKNVNKGLIVGCAAGSGADDSILKQITSSVVRLDNADSESISKFFQWVTASISTTSTKVEETGIDFVGLDQLPPPPSELVIVS; this comes from the coding sequence ATGAGAAGATTACCCGTTTACTTATTGTTGGACACATCGGGCTCAATGTCTGGCGAACCGATTGAAGCTGTAAAAAATGGCGTTCAGATGATGCTTCATTCTTTGCGTCAAAATCCTCAAGCGATTGAAACGGCTTATGTCAGCATCATTACATTCGATAGTGAAGCTAAACAAATTGTTCCGCTTACCGATCTTGCATCATTCCAAATGGTGGATATCAAAGCGCAAAGCACAACTTCATTAGGTGCTGCATTGGGATTATTGGCAGACAAAATGGAAATCGAGATCACAAAAACGACCACCGAGCAAAAAGGAGATTGGAAACCTCTGACTTTTCTAATGACAGATGGTGTACCGACGGATGATTGGCAAGCTGGTTTTAATAAACTTAAGAACGTCAACAAAGGTTTGATCGTAGGTTGTGCTGCTGGTTCTGGTGCAGATGACAGTATTTTAAAACAAATAACGAGTTCTGTTGTGAGATTGGACAATGCAGATTCCGAAAGTATTTCCAAATTTTTCCAATGGGTAACCGCATCCATTTCTACCACATCAACCAAAGTAGAAGAAACAGGAATTGATTTCGTGGGATTGGATCAGCTGCCACCACCACCATCTGAACTGGTAATCGTATCATAG
- a CDS encoding vWA domain-containing protein, with amino-acid sequence MNRRLLAYFLLDTSGSMRGEPIAALNNGFNGLISMLRSDPQAMDSLHINVVTFDREVNNLIPLVDLASFHPVEIKCPDSGPTHTGQALEMIYDLVNKDLIKGSSDRKGDWKPLLFVFTDGKPSDLQKYREMMPKIKSLDFGVIVGCAAGPKAEVSFLQELTSNVVKLDTTDASTLTTFFQWVSSSIEMGSKSQGTGESMTLPPPPSELNIIV; translated from the coding sequence ATGAACAGAAGACTGTTAGCTTATTTTTTACTAGACACATCTGGATCGATGCGAGGCGAACCGATTGCTGCGCTTAACAATGGCTTTAATGGCCTGATAAGTATGCTGCGCTCTGATCCTCAGGCAATGGATTCTCTGCATATTAATGTGGTTACGTTCGATCGGGAAGTTAATAATCTGATTCCGTTAGTTGACTTGGCAAGTTTTCATCCTGTCGAGATCAAATGTCCGGACAGTGGGCCTACGCATACAGGTCAGGCTTTGGAAATGATTTATGACCTCGTCAATAAAGATTTGATTAAGGGATCTTCTGACAGGAAAGGCGATTGGAAACCATTACTATTTGTTTTTACAGATGGTAAACCTTCTGATCTGCAGAAGTACAGAGAAATGATGCCCAAAATTAAGTCTTTGGATTTTGGTGTGATTGTAGGTTGTGCAGCAGGACCTAAAGCAGAAGTAAGTTTTCTTCAGGAATTAACAAGTAATGTGGTAAAATTGGATACGACAGACGCTTCCACTTTGACGACATTTTTCCAATGGGTAAGTTCATCCATCGAAATGGGCAGTAAATCGCAAGGCACAGGAGAATCTATGACGCTTCCGCCACCGCCGAGTGAACTCAATATTATCGTATAA
- a CDS encoding TerY-C metal binding domain-containing protein: protein MRRLPIYFLLDVSESMIGEPIEQVQEGIATIIKELKTDPYALETVWISIIGFAGKSKTITPLQDVIAFYPPKIPIGSGTSLSKGLEELMNAIDRDVVKTTYERKGDWKPIIFLFTDGIPTDDSEKAINRWNNDYRSKSNLIIISIGDNTNLNLLGRLSDQVLLFNNTDSNSYKEFFKWVTASIKTTSENINNTNKEGIDLSKSNPDIVEKIDLTKNHSLPDNNFVVLSGKCSTNDRMYLMKFKKSLEESNVPGFQTRFYKIEGAYKIDENSYREYSADSVTSNKISSEELYGNPSCPSCGNNFALATCVCGGIHCINGDGNAKCPWCGNTGFYGMAEGGFDINRTLG from the coding sequence ATGAGAAGATTACCAATTTATTTCCTTCTGGATGTTTCAGAATCGATGATTGGCGAGCCGATAGAACAAGTTCAGGAAGGTATTGCAACCATTATCAAAGAACTCAAAACTGATCCATACGCTTTAGAAACAGTCTGGATCTCTATTATCGGTTTTGCAGGAAAAAGTAAGACGATTACGCCTTTGCAGGATGTGATTGCGTTTTATCCTCCGAAAATTCCGATTGGCAGCGGAACTTCTTTATCAAAAGGTTTGGAAGAATTGATGAATGCCATCGACAGAGATGTTGTAAAAACAACTTACGAAAGAAAAGGCGATTGGAAACCGATCATCTTTTTATTCACAGACGGGATTCCGACTGACGATTCTGAAAAGGCAATCAATCGTTGGAATAATGATTACAGAAGCAAAAGCAATTTGATTATAATTTCAATTGGCGATAATACCAATCTCAATTTGTTAGGAAGATTGTCCGATCAGGTTTTGTTGTTCAATAATACCGACAGCAATTCCTATAAAGAATTCTTCAAATGGGTAACGGCTTCCATAAAAACGACAAGTGAAAATATTAATAATACCAACAAAGAAGGAATCGATTTAAGCAAATCAAATCCTGACATTGTTGAAAAAATCGATTTGACCAAAAATCATTCTTTGCCAGATAATAATTTTGTTGTCCTCAGTGGAAAATGCTCTACTAATGACAGAATGTATCTGATGAAATTTAAAAAATCTTTGGAAGAATCAAATGTTCCGGGATTTCAGACCAGATTTTACAAGATAGAAGGCGCTTATAAGATCGATGAGAATTCTTACAGAGAATATTCTGCAGATTCCGTAACTTCAAACAAGATATCAAGCGAAGAATTGTATGGCAATCCGAGTTGTCCTTCGTGCGGAAACAATTTTGCTTTGGCAACTTGCGTTTGTGGCGGAATCCATTGTATTAACGGCGATGGAAATGCAAAATGTCCTTGGTGCGGAAACACCGGATTTTACGGGATGGCAGAAGGCGGATTCGATATTAATAGAACTTTGGGATAA